In one window of Paracoccus saliphilus DNA:
- a CDS encoding PIN domain-containing protein: MIVALDASVLIFFFEKDAKSPNDPDTGEPLHRCYDRVNHLILELAANSAKIIIPTPALAEVLVMANGAATEWLNIINKSRHFEVVDFDMLAAVEHAAQMNVAPKPLTQGKQKAKFDYQIVSIARTAGASIIYSSDKHVKKAAGSELTVLGVLDLPLPPEQAQKRLFED, encoded by the coding sequence TTGATTGTCGCCCTTGATGCATCTGTTCTGATCTTCTTTTTCGAGAAAGACGCAAAGAGCCCGAATGATCCCGATACGGGAGAACCGCTGCATCGCTGCTATGATCGTGTGAACCACTTGATTTTAGAACTCGCGGCAAATTCTGCAAAGATTATCATACCCACGCCAGCACTGGCAGAAGTCTTGGTGATGGCCAATGGTGCCGCAACGGAATGGCTGAACATCATAAACAAATCACGGCACTTCGAGGTTGTCGATTTTGACATGCTGGCAGCAGTTGAGCACGCTGCGCAAATGAATGTTGCGCCGAAGCCATTGACGCAGGGCAAACAGAAAGCAAAGTTCGATTATCAGATTGTATCTATCGCGCGGACTGCTGGGGCGTCAATAATCTATTCGTCAGACAAGCACGTCAAAAAAGCTGCTGGGTCTGAATTGACCGTTCTTGGTGTGTTGGACCTGCCGTTGCCACCAGAACAAGCGCAGAAGCGACTGTTCGAGGATTAA
- a CDS encoding CRISPR-associated endonuclease Cas2 — protein MPLYVISYDLRAPNKDYQPLWDEMDRLGGHKPLQSVYFLNVNTAKAATLREHLAKFIDDNDQLIVVPFDDRPAHQKANSGTNDWINSNL, from the coding sequence ATGCCGCTATATGTTATCAGCTATGACCTGAGGGCCCCAAATAAAGATTATCAACCTCTCTGGGATGAAATGGATAGGCTTGGAGGCCATAAGCCACTGCAATCAGTGTATTTTCTCAATGTCAACACTGCCAAAGCAGCGACACTACGTGAGCATCTTGCGAAGTTCATAGATGATAATGATCAGTTGATCGTTGTGCCGTTTGATGATCGACCCGCGCATCAGAAGGCTAATTCAGGAACAAATGATTGGATAAACAGCAACCTATAG
- a CDS encoding helix-turn-helix transcriptional regulator: MTGNQIRAARSLLGLSQAQVAESAGISVPTVKRAEGSGAINASADAVAAIRAALETAGVEFIAENGGGAGVRLRK; the protein is encoded by the coding sequence ATGACAGGCAATCAAATCCGTGCTGCCCGATCACTTCTAGGCCTATCTCAGGCGCAAGTTGCCGAATCTGCGGGGATATCTGTACCGACCGTGAAGCGTGCAGAGGGAAGCGGCGCGATCAACGCCTCAGCCGATGCCGTCGCCGCGATCCGCGCGGCCCTGGAAACCGCTGGCGTTGAGTTCATTGCAGAGAATGGCGGCGGTGCTGGGGTTAGACTCAGAAAATGA
- a CDS encoding Rap1a/Tai family immunity protein, giving the protein MGDLLAVFAAKIVSIALYKRWSLKIALAWCLLPAPLSAEDVPLFTPTERIYEACGGFGDGSDVHLSTCFAYLVGVVDTANEANFLAQGLRLGHFNESTGEFHPRVVHQHCPPKALPVDLVRDIFLDYVENTLPDRDMDAPAAGTVLWALAKRYPCDG; this is encoded by the coding sequence ATGGGCGATTTACTTGCAGTCTTTGCCGCGAAGATCGTCAGCATCGCTCTTTACAAGCGCTGGTCATTGAAAATCGCGCTGGCGTGGTGCCTGCTTCCCGCTCCCTTATCGGCGGAGGACGTTCCCCTCTTCACCCCTACGGAGCGCATATACGAAGCCTGCGGAGGCTTCGGAGACGGATCAGATGTTCACCTATCAACCTGCTTCGCCTATCTCGTTGGTGTTGTCGATACTGCGAACGAGGCTAATTTTTTGGCCCAAGGGTTGCGGTTAGGACATTTCAACGAGAGCACAGGTGAATTCCACCCGAGAGTTGTTCACCAGCATTGCCCGCCGAAAGCACTTCCTGTTGATCTCGTCAGAGACATTTTCCTGGATTATGTCGAGAACACCTTGCCTGACCGCGATATGGATGCTCCCGCAGCAGGTACGGTCTTATGGGCCCTCGCCAAGAGATATCCCTGCGATGGCTAA
- a CDS encoding IclR family transcriptional regulator, producing MRTQDDPIFVQSLGRAVQVLEAFQQADGPLSLAEIASRAGITRSAAQRIVHSFRELGYMRLSADGRGFMLDLGILDLAYNYLRLNPLLRRASPILLELRRNVRERVDLSLFNGQRMVYAARMQSKREMFFATLIGNSVPTFCTSGGWAAMAMLPDDEVDELLAAADLRPLTPRTLTDPQAIRDQIALTRQNGHALAIEQILMGEVAVGVAISGADNRPLGAIHIAGSLSEWQPEEFRRRVAPLASEAANAIASS from the coding sequence ATGCGAACTCAGGACGACCCAATTTTTGTGCAGTCTCTGGGCCGTGCGGTGCAGGTTCTCGAAGCTTTTCAGCAGGCCGACGGGCCACTTTCACTGGCAGAGATCGCCTCGCGCGCCGGAATCACCCGCAGTGCCGCCCAACGAATCGTGCATAGTTTCCGCGAGTTGGGATATATGCGGCTCAGTGCCGATGGTCGGGGCTTCATGCTCGATCTCGGCATACTCGACCTGGCCTATAACTATCTGCGCTTGAACCCGCTGCTGCGCCGGGCCAGCCCCATCCTCCTGGAACTGCGCCGCAATGTGCGCGAACGGGTAGATCTGTCGCTCTTCAACGGTCAAAGGATGGTGTATGCCGCAAGGATGCAAAGCAAGCGCGAGATGTTCTTCGCGACGCTGATCGGTAATAGCGTTCCCACATTCTGCACATCCGGAGGCTGGGCGGCGATGGCAATGCTGCCGGACGATGAAGTCGACGAGCTTCTCGCTGCCGCTGATCTGAGACCACTGACCCCGCGCACACTGACCGATCCGCAGGCCATCCGCGATCAGATCGCCTTGACCCGTCAGAACGGGCACGCCCTGGCAATCGAGCAAATCCTGATGGGCGAGGTCGCCGTCGGCGTCGCGATTTCCGGTGCCGACAATCGGCCGCTCGGCGCCATCCACATCGCCGGCTCCCTGTCGGAATGGCAGCCCGAAGAGTTTCGCCGCCGCGTCGCCCCGCTTGCATCCGAAGCCGCCAACGCGATTGCGTCAAGCTGA
- a CDS encoding M81 family metallopeptidase, giving the protein MREIDRTAPRIAVAGFVHESNSFAPSPAGLDAFRHGGGYLPISRGEEILQRARNVNLPVAGAVGFGEAAGWQLLPLLWAGAVPSAPVTLPCYTAITDEILQRLRDAAPVDGVFLDLHGAMVAETVPDGEGALIRRVREEVGPDVPVVAALDLHGNITKEMVEHADALIGFRTYPHIDMAETGRRAAVQLQRLLRGGPNFKAFRQLDFLIAIAWQSTLAQPGKRLYALASEPMEGVHSASLFMGFPAADFADCGPSVVAYGDTQAQADAAAERIASAVTEAEAEFEGCTFGPEDGVREAMRLAQHADSPIIIADTQDNPGAGGNSDTTGMLRALVACDARDAALGLLTDPAAAAAAHAAGEGAEIDIALGGKSGIPGDAPFEGRFIVERLSDGACRATGGFYGGAHLQLGPSVCLRIGGVRIVVTSEKAQMADREMYRFVGIEPEAQAILVNKSSVHFRADFNDISGAILTCTAPGPMPVSPKSLPFRNLRPDMRLAPGGPPFTSPAQN; this is encoded by the coding sequence ATGCGAGAGATTGACAGGACAGCACCCCGTATCGCGGTGGCTGGCTTCGTTCATGAGAGCAACTCCTTTGCGCCCAGTCCGGCGGGGCTGGATGCTTTCCGACACGGAGGAGGGTATCTGCCGATTTCCCGTGGGGAAGAGATTCTTCAGCGTGCCCGCAATGTGAATTTGCCAGTTGCCGGTGCCGTCGGCTTTGGCGAGGCGGCGGGGTGGCAATTGCTTCCGCTTTTATGGGCGGGCGCGGTTCCATCCGCGCCGGTGACCTTGCCATGCTACACCGCCATCACGGACGAGATCCTCCAGCGGCTGCGTGATGCCGCACCGGTGGATGGCGTGTTTCTGGATCTGCACGGGGCCATGGTTGCCGAAACCGTCCCTGACGGTGAGGGGGCGCTGATCCGCCGGGTGCGCGAAGAGGTCGGCCCGGATGTGCCCGTGGTCGCCGCGCTGGATCTCCATGGCAATATCACGAAGGAGATGGTTGAACACGCGGATGCCCTGATCGGTTTCCGGACCTATCCGCATATCGACATGGCCGAAACGGGACGGCGCGCGGCTGTCCAGTTGCAACGGCTGTTGCGAGGTGGACCGAATTTCAAGGCATTCCGGCAGCTGGACTTTCTGATCGCGATCGCCTGGCAATCGACATTGGCGCAACCGGGCAAGCGCCTCTACGCATTGGCGTCGGAGCCCATGGAGGGGGTGCATTCGGCATCGCTGTTCATGGGGTTCCCGGCAGCCGATTTCGCGGATTGCGGACCTTCGGTCGTGGCTTACGGCGATACGCAGGCACAGGCGGATGCGGCGGCAGAGCGGATCGCATCCGCAGTGACCGAGGCAGAGGCGGAATTCGAGGGGTGCACATTCGGCCCTGAAGACGGGGTCCGCGAGGCGATGCGCTTGGCGCAACATGCGGATAGTCCGATCATCATTGCGGATACGCAGGACAATCCCGGTGCAGGGGGCAATTCCGACACGACGGGCATGTTGCGCGCATTGGTGGCCTGCGATGCCCGGGACGCGGCGCTTGGATTACTGACCGATCCCGCCGCCGCAGCCGCTGCCCATGCTGCCGGTGAAGGTGCCGAGATCGATATTGCGCTTGGCGGCAAGTCCGGCATACCCGGCGATGCCCCTTTCGAGGGCCGTTTTATCGTTGAGAGGCTGTCCGACGGCGCTTGTCGCGCGACGGGTGGTTTTTATGGTGGCGCGCATCTGCAGCTTGGTCCCTCAGTCTGTTTGCGCATCGGCGGCGTTCGCATCGTCGTGACCTCGGAAAAAGCCCAGATGGCCGATCGCGAGATGTATCGTTTCGTCGGCATCGAACCCGAGGCCCAGGCCATTCTCGTCAACAAGAGTTCGGTCCATTTCCGCGCGGATTTCAACGACATTTCCGGGGCGATCCTGACATGCACCGCCCCCGGACCCATGCCCGTCAGCCCGAAAAGCCTGCCGTTCCGGAATCTGCGGCCTGACATGCGGCTGGCACCGGGCGGACCACCTTTTACTTCACCCGCGCAAAACTGA
- a CDS encoding ABC transporter substrate-binding protein encodes MFKTLTASLLATSMLAGAAWAEKTVTAVMHSGLRVLDPVMTTAHITRDHAYMIYDVLIAQDSDFQPQPQMADWEISEDGKTYVFTLRDGLTFHDGEPVTATDAVASLKRWAENDAGGQVIMDRTESLEATDDKTIAWVLSEPFVPMLNVLSKQSALPPFIMPARVAETPADEAITDYTGSGPFRFVEEEFQPGVSVTYEKYDDYVPRDEPADWMAGGKHVNVDKVKWVNMPDIQTAVNALLGGEIDYIEQLQVDLLPLLEGDPNVTVEVREPTGMQTMTRLNFLHPPFDDPKIRQAALAAISQESVLAAMIGNPEYYQICGAVLGCGTPLGSETDASTLTEGGGMEKAKALLEEAGYDGTPVLLMAPTDLVALATQPVVVSQMLREAGFNVDMQQMDWQTLVTRRAGQAVPAEGGWNMFITNWMVPEISNPISNPMLNGRGDDAWFGWPTDETIEQLKADYIAAEDEAGQKEVSEEIQTHAIDNVLLVPLGQYSLPQARRNVITGMIESPVPVFWNIEKAE; translated from the coding sequence ATGTTCAAGACACTTACTGCGAGTCTGCTTGCCACCTCCATGCTGGCAGGCGCGGCCTGGGCCGAGAAAACCGTCACCGCCGTGATGCATTCCGGCCTGCGCGTGCTGGATCCGGTGATGACCACCGCACATATCACCCGCGACCACGCCTATATGATCTATGACGTCCTGATCGCCCAGGATTCCGATTTTCAGCCACAGCCCCAGATGGCCGATTGGGAGATATCCGAGGACGGCAAGACTTATGTCTTCACGCTTCGCGATGGGCTGACCTTCCACGATGGCGAACCGGTGACGGCGACGGATGCGGTCGCCTCGTTGAAGCGGTGGGCTGAAAACGATGCAGGCGGTCAGGTCATCATGGATCGCACCGAAAGCCTGGAGGCGACCGATGACAAGACCATCGCCTGGGTGTTGAGCGAGCCTTTCGTTCCGATGTTGAACGTGCTCTCCAAGCAATCGGCGCTGCCCCCGTTCATCATGCCCGCCCGCGTTGCCGAGACCCCAGCTGATGAAGCGATCACCGATTACACCGGCTCGGGCCCCTTCCGCTTTGTCGAGGAAGAGTTCCAGCCGGGCGTCAGCGTGACCTATGAAAAATATGACGACTATGTCCCGCGCGATGAGCCGGCGGACTGGATGGCCGGTGGCAAGCATGTGAATGTCGACAAGGTGAAATGGGTGAACATGCCCGATATCCAGACGGCCGTGAACGCGCTGCTGGGGGGCGAGATCGACTATATCGAACAGTTGCAGGTCGATCTGCTGCCGCTGCTGGAAGGCGATCCGAATGTCACCGTCGAGGTGCGCGAACCGACGGGGATGCAGACGATGACGCGGCTCAACTTCCTGCATCCGCCATTCGACGATCCGAAAATCCGTCAGGCAGCGCTTGCCGCGATCTCGCAGGAATCGGTTCTCGCGGCGATGATCGGCAATCCGGAATATTATCAGATCTGCGGCGCGGTCCTGGGTTGCGGCACGCCTTTGGGCAGCGAGACGGATGCAAGCACCTTGACCGAGGGCGGCGGCATGGAAAAGGCCAAGGCATTGCTGGAAGAGGCCGGCTATGACGGCACTCCGGTCTTGCTGATGGCGCCGACCGACCTGGTCGCACTCGCGACGCAGCCGGTCGTGGTGTCGCAGATGCTGCGCGAGGCGGGCTTCAATGTCGATATGCAGCAGATGGACTGGCAGACGCTGGTGACGCGGCGTGCCGGGCAGGCGGTCCCTGCAGAGGGTGGCTGGAACATGTTCATCACCAACTGGATGGTGCCTGAAATCTCGAACCCGATCAGCAACCCGATGCTGAACGGACGTGGAGACGATGCCTGGTTCGGCTGGCCGACCGATGAAACGATCGAGCAGTTGAAAGCCGACTACATCGCCGCCGAGGACGAGGCTGGCCAGAAAGAGGTGAGCGAGGAAATCCAGACCCATGCGATTGACAATGTGCTGCTGGTCCCGCTTGGCCAGTACAGTCTTCCGCAGGCGCGGCGGAACGTGATCACCGGAATGATCGAATCCCCCGTGCCGGTATTCTGGAACATCGAAAAGGCGGAATGA
- a CDS encoding ABC transporter permease, giving the protein MLGYILRRILAVIPVMLLVAVFVFLLLRLTPGDPAAIIAGDMATPAQLERIREAMGLNQPLHVQFVSWVGQLLRGDLGTSLISSTPVAGMIAERMGPTLAIALLTILMSVALAIPMGVLAAWKHRSGADYAVMTFSVLGFSVPVFVTGYILILVFSLKLGWFPVQGYAPISSGLGAFLHNAFLPALTLTTIYVALIARMTRANMLEVLGEDYIRTARAKGAPEKRVLFRHALRNAAVPILTVIGTGFALLIGGVVVTETVFNIPGIGRLTVDAILARDYPVIQAMILLTSFLYVLVNLIIDLSYTFFDPRIRY; this is encoded by the coding sequence ATGCTAGGTTACATCCTGCGCCGTATTCTGGCCGTCATTCCCGTGATGCTGCTGGTGGCGGTCTTCGTTTTCCTCTTGTTGCGGCTGACCCCCGGCGATCCGGCGGCGATCATCGCTGGCGACATGGCCACGCCCGCGCAGCTTGAACGTATCCGCGAAGCGATGGGCCTGAACCAGCCCCTGCATGTGCAATTCGTGAGCTGGGTCGGACAGCTTCTGCGTGGTGACCTGGGGACGTCGCTCATCTCCAGCACACCGGTGGCGGGGATGATCGCCGAGCGGATGGGACCGACGCTGGCCATCGCGCTGCTCACGATCCTGATGTCGGTGGCGCTTGCAATTCCGATGGGCGTACTCGCGGCCTGGAAACATCGCAGCGGAGCCGATTACGCGGTGATGACCTTTTCGGTGCTGGGCTTCTCGGTTCCGGTTTTCGTGACCGGTTATATCCTTATCCTGGTCTTCTCGCTCAAGTTGGGCTGGTTCCCGGTCCAGGGTTACGCGCCGATTTCCTCGGGACTGGGCGCATTCCTGCATAACGCCTTTCTTCCCGCGCTGACGCTGACGACGATCTATGTCGCGCTGATTGCCCGGATGACGCGCGCCAACATGCTGGAGGTTCTGGGCGAGGATTACATCCGCACGGCGCGGGCCAAGGGAGCCCCGGAAAAGCGGGTGCTGTTCCGGCACGCGCTCAGGAATGCCGCGGTGCCGATCCTGACCGTCATCGGCACCGGCTTTGCGCTGTTGATCGGCGGGGTGGTGGTGACCGAGACCGTGTTCAATATCCCCGGTATCGGCCGCCTGACGGTGGATGCGATCCTTGCGCGCGATTACCCGGTGATCCAGGCGATGATCCTGCTGACCAGCTTTCTCTATGTGCTGGTCAACCTGATCATCGATCTCAGCTATACATTCTTCGATCCGAGGATTCGCTACTGA
- a CDS encoding ABC transporter permease, with the protein MSQTPPPSSAMQPVLRAISLPHFGIGPKIAAVVLLLIVVITILAPWLAPHDPLTMDPLVRLKGPVDGHPLGTDNYGRDILSRVLIGGRLSLVIGIAAAVVSVILGLAIGMVAGFFRSADAIIMRMMDALMAIPAILLAIALVALNGPSVGSVIAAITIPEIPRAVRLVRAVVLAAREEPYVEAAIALGTSMPKILIRHLLPNTLAPLIVQGTYILASAILTEAILSFLGAGVSTETPTWGNIMAEGRQFFRIKPELILYPGVMLSLCILSINLLGDAARDMLDPRLKKRAG; encoded by the coding sequence ATGTCACAGACACCCCCGCCTTCCTCGGCCATGCAGCCGGTCCTGCGGGCGATCAGCCTGCCGCATTTTGGCATCGGCCCGAAAATAGCGGCCGTCGTCTTGCTGCTGATCGTCGTCATCACGATCCTCGCGCCATGGCTCGCCCCGCATGATCCGCTGACGATGGACCCGCTGGTGCGGCTGAAAGGCCCGGTCGATGGCCACCCGCTTGGCACCGACAATTATGGCCGCGATATCCTCAGCCGGGTGTTGATCGGCGGCCGATTGTCACTGGTGATCGGCATCGCCGCCGCCGTCGTCTCGGTCATACTGGGCCTCGCGATCGGCATGGTTGCCGGATTTTTCCGCAGTGCCGATGCCATCATCATGCGGATGATGGATGCGCTCATGGCGATCCCCGCGATCCTGCTGGCCATCGCGCTGGTCGCATTGAACGGTCCTTCGGTCGGCTCGGTCATCGCCGCGATCACCATCCCCGAGATCCCGCGCGCCGTCCGGCTGGTCCGCGCCGTCGTCCTCGCCGCGCGCGAGGAACCCTATGTCGAGGCCGCCATCGCCCTCGGTACCTCCATGCCCAAGATCCTGATCCGGCATCTGCTGCCGAATACGCTCGCGCCGCTGATCGTGCAGGGCACCTATATCCTTGCCTCGGCGATCCTGACCGAGGCGATCCTGTCCTTCCTCGGCGCAGGCGTCAGCACCGAGACACCGACCTGGGGAAATATCATGGCCGAGGGGCGGCAGTTCTTCCGGATCAAGCCGGAATTGATCCTTTATCCCGGCGTGATGCTGTCACTGTGCATCCTGTCGATCAATCTTCTGGGCGATGCCGCGCGTGACATGCTGGATCCTCGGTTGAAGAAACGGGCGGGCTGA
- a CDS encoding ABC transporter ATP-binding protein codes for MRFKTQTFETSPVALETAKLSVNLPDTPGQPQVLESIDVTIRQGETVCLVGESGSGKSVTSLAIMGLLPEALKVSKGRINLQGRDLLPLSQAQMRELRAARVAMIFQEPMTALNPVLRVGDQIMEVMELHTNYPASERRSRAIAIMEQVHLPDVERVFRSYPHQLSGGQRQRIMIAMALVLEPVLLIADEPTTALDVTTQQQILSLIAELQTNHGTAVLFITHDMGVVAEIADTVYVMKHGEIVENGPVEQILRHPQADYTRKLLSSVPSLSPRVARPEKGEVVLEVESLDKIYGGGGILKKLPQTHAAKNVSFTLTRGRTLGIVGESGSGKSTVARCIMRLIDPTSGRIMLDGHNIAGLSRNALRPHRQKLQVVFQDPMRSLNPRWTVAESLIEGPLNYGTRRADALAEAARMLTVVGLPENALKRYPHQFSGGQRQRIAIARAVMMRPDVLVADEAVSALDVSVQAQVLTLLEQLQDELGIAIVFITHDLRVAAQICDEVIVMQHGAVVEKGAAAEVLVNPAHEYTRALIEAAPGRSWDFQNFREMTEVTHASPA; via the coding sequence ATGCGTTTCAAGACACAGACATTCGAGACATCCCCCGTCGCGCTGGAAACGGCGAAGCTGAGCGTGAACCTGCCCGACACGCCGGGACAACCGCAGGTGCTGGAAAGCATTGACGTAACCATCCGTCAGGGCGAGACGGTTTGCCTGGTCGGTGAATCCGGTTCCGGTAAATCCGTGACCTCGCTGGCGATCATGGGGCTGCTGCCCGAGGCGCTGAAGGTCTCGAAGGGGCGGATCAACCTGCAGGGCCGGGATCTGCTGCCACTGAGTCAGGCACAGATGCGCGAACTTCGCGCCGCGCGTGTCGCGATGATCTTCCAGGAACCGATGACGGCGCTGAACCCGGTCTTGCGCGTCGGCGACCAGATCATGGAGGTGATGGAGCTTCACACCAACTACCCGGCTTCAGAGCGTCGGTCGCGCGCCATCGCCATCATGGAGCAGGTACATCTGCCCGATGTCGAGCGGGTGTTCCGATCTTACCCGCACCAGTTGTCGGGAGGACAGCGGCAGCGGATCATGATCGCCATGGCATTGGTGCTGGAACCGGTGCTGCTGATCGCTGACGAGCCGACCACTGCGCTGGACGTGACGACCCAACAGCAGATTCTGTCGCTGATCGCGGAATTGCAGACCAATCATGGCACGGCGGTTCTGTTCATCACCCATGACATGGGTGTCGTCGCAGAGATCGCCGATACCGTCTATGTGATGAAACATGGCGAGATCGTCGAAAACGGTCCGGTCGAGCAAATCCTACGTCACCCGCAGGCCGACTATACCCGCAAGCTGCTTTCCTCGGTGCCAAGCCTGTCGCCCCGCGTGGCCCGTCCTGAAAAAGGCGAGGTCGTGCTGGAAGTCGAGTCGCTGGACAAGATTTACGGCGGCGGCGGCATCCTGAAGAAGCTGCCGCAAACCCATGCGGCAAAGAATGTCAGCTTTACCCTGACTCGCGGGCGCACCCTTGGCATCGTCGGTGAATCCGGGTCCGGGAAATCCACGGTGGCGCGCTGCATCATGCGGCTGATCGATCCGACCTCCGGCCGGATCATGCTGGACGGTCACAATATCGCCGGCCTGTCCCGCAATGCCCTGCGCCCGCATCGCCAGAAGCTGCAGGTGGTGTTCCAAGATCCGATGCGGTCGCTGAACCCGCGCTGGACCGTCGCCGAAAGCCTGATCGAGGGGCCGCTGAACTATGGCACCCGGCGTGCCGATGCGCTGGCCGAGGCCGCCCGGATGCTGACCGTCGTGGGACTGCCCGAGAATGCGTTGAAGCGCTATCCGCACCAGTTCTCGGGCGGGCAGCGGCAACGGATCGCGATTGCCCGCGCGGTGATGATGCGCCCCGATGTGCTGGTCGCCGACGAGGCCGTATCGGCGCTGGATGTCTCGGTTCAGGCGCAGGTGCTGACGCTGTTGGAGCAGCTTCAGGACGAGTTGGGCATCGCGATTGTCTTCATCACCCATGATCTTCGGGTTGCCGCCCAGATCTGCGACGAGGTGATCGTCATGCAACACGGTGCGGTCGTCGAGAAGGGCGCGGCGGCCGAGGTTTTGGTCAACCCCGCCCATGAATATACCCGCGCGCTGATCGAGGCCGCTCCCGGCCGCTCGTGGGATTTCCAGAACTTCAGAGAGATGACCGAGGTGACACATGCCAGCCCTGCCTGA
- a CDS encoding M20 aminoacylase family protein, whose product MPALPEIEAGTAELETIFRDLHAHPEIGFEETRTAGIVAEKLREFGFDDVHEGVAKTGVVGILHGRGQGNRRVGLRADMDALPIQETSGLDYASQNPGRMHACGHDGHTTMLLGAAKYLAASRNFDGTAVFIFQPAEEGLGGARGMIAEGLFQRFPVDEVYGMHNQPTGQPNRATICKGTAMAGASFFDITVTGKGSHAAMPQQSRDALVTASALVGQFQTILGRNMPALDSAVLSVTQIHAGSAYNVVPETAQIAGTIRFFKPEVRDLMQRRMREICAGFATGFDVSVDVEFREIFDVLDNDPALSDEWLAAAADIVGQDNVSNRSQPFTGSEDFADMLQVIPGAYGNLGHAGTVPLHNPGFVLDSAILPVGASIYARLIERRLPLEAA is encoded by the coding sequence ATGCCAGCCCTGCCTGAGATCGAAGCCGGAACAGCCGAGCTTGAGACCATCTTCCGCGATTTGCACGCGCATCCGGAAATCGGTTTCGAGGAAACCCGCACCGCCGGAATCGTGGCCGAAAAGTTGCGTGAATTCGGGTTCGACGACGTTCACGAAGGTGTCGCGAAGACCGGCGTGGTCGGGATTCTGCATGGGCGCGGTCAGGGCAACCGCCGAGTCGGGTTGCGTGCGGATATGGATGCGCTGCCCATCCAGGAAACCAGCGGCCTCGATTATGCCTCTCAGAATCCCGGCAGGATGCATGCCTGCGGTCATGACGGCCATACCACGATGCTGCTCGGTGCCGCGAAATACCTGGCGGCCAGCCGCAACTTTGACGGCACGGCTGTTTTCATCTTTCAGCCCGCCGAGGAAGGGTTGGGCGGCGCGCGCGGCATGATCGCCGAAGGGCTGTTCCAGCGCTTTCCGGTCGATGAGGTCTACGGCATGCACAACCAGCCGACGGGACAGCCGAACCGGGCGACGATCTGCAAGGGAACGGCCATGGCGGGGGCCTCGTTTTTCGATATTACCGTGACGGGCAAGGGCAGCCACGCCGCCATGCCGCAGCAATCCCGCGATGCGCTGGTGACCGCTTCGGCATTGGTCGGGCAGTTCCAGACGATCCTTGGCCGCAACATGCCCGCCTTGGACAGCGCGGTGCTGTCGGTGACGCAAATCCATGCGGGCAGTGCCTATAACGTCGTGCCCGAAACCGCGCAGATCGCCGGCACGATCCGTTTCTTCAAACCCGAGGTGCGCGACCTGATGCAACGCCGCATGCGCGAGATATGCGCGGGTTTCGCCACCGGCTTTGACGTCAGCGTCGATGTGGAATTCCGCGAAATCTTCGATGTTCTGGATAATGATCCTGCGCTGTCGGATGAATGGCTCGCCGCGGCCGCCGATATCGTCGGGCAAGACAATGTCAGCAACCGCAGCCAGCCCTTTACCGGCTCGGAAGACTTTGCCGACATGTTGCAAGTCATTCCCGGCGCCTATGGCAATCTGGGGCACGCGGGCACCGTGCCCCTGCATAATCCGGGCTTTGTCCTCGACTCGGCGATCCTGCCAGTGGGCGCTTCGATTTACGCGCGGCTGATCGAGCGCCGCTTGCCGTTGGAGGCCGCATGA